The segment GTTCTTTTTCGGGTTCAATATGTACCGGATCGGCCTCTCCTTCAGAAATACTTCTTCTCAAATCTGTTAGCCAGGCAGTAACACGCGCCGGATCAACCTGCTTTTTCGCCATGCTTCGTCTTAAATCTATCCACCAGGCCTTAAGCGGAGAGCAAAAATATTTTTCATAATCGGACGGGCGTTCGTCGAGTTTAAGCGTCCTGACGGCACGTTCAATTACCGGGTTTGATACCACGATCTCACTCTGTGTAGTAGTTATCTTTCCACCGCGGCCCAGCCGGGTATAATAAGGAGATATGGTAGGTTTTTCTGCCGTAATAAGCATTTTCACCTGGGATTCATACATCGGCGTCTTAAGTTCCAGCCCGATGATGGTAACCACTATTACGGTAATAAATGTAGTTATTATAATTGCCTTATGCCTGAATATAATCCTTAAATAATCCCGTAAGGTACTTCCTGGTAGATTCAACTCTGTATCCTCCTAAAGAATGCCTTCTGATACTATTACGATATCTCCCGATTCTAAACGGACATCTTTGCCAATATCACCTCTCATGGCGCTTCTCATATCCACCACGATATTTTCATATTCCGTTTTGTTCGGAACGGTCCGCAATATTCTCACCCGGCTAGGAGAACCATATTTCGTAAATCCACCGGCAAAGGATATCGCCCTCAGGACAGTCATATTATCCTCAAGCGCAAATTTACCGGGCCTGGCAACTTCACCATAGACAAAAAACTCTTTGTTGCGTTCAACAACGATGATATCCTCATCCTCAACAGGCACATCACCGTTCATATGACTGAGCATTGTATTTCTGAGATCAATATCGATTTCTCTATACCCGCGTCCGCCCTTCTGTTGCCGTCTTAGTTTTATCCTGCCATAAAGACCATCAGGAGTAATACCCCCTGCCGTTGAAATAGCCTTTATCACGGTCATGTAGCCTTCCAGGGTATAC is part of the Candidatus Jettenia sp. AMX2 genome and harbors:
- a CDS encoding SLBB domain-containing protein — translated: MIKKIFTVVFIYLTVFIAFLPGYTYELRGDEQRQYKVGFGDVLDISVLNHSELMTKAPVTSDGSISFPYIGTIKVKDLTLAEVKNEITNRLSSYIKHPVVSVTMSKFESMKFYVYGEVRSPGRYTLEGYMTVIKAISTAGGITPDGLYGRIKLRRQQKGGRGYREIDIDLRNTMLSHMNGDVPVEDEDIIVVERNKEFFVYGEVARPGKFALEDNMTVLRAISFAGGFTKYGSPSRVRILRTVPNKTEYENIVVDMRSAMRGDIGKDVRLESGDIVIVSEGIL